The following are from one region of the Halopiger xanaduensis SH-6 genome:
- a CDS encoding helix-turn-helix domain-containing protein gives MTDQPTPDDFPTTGELPDKLAFVSENRARAYIALKRADDPLTAVDLADAIDCSEATAYRCVNDLQDLDLVREAVRFDAEYRQRTAYTTMEPPQDRTRDACYAGGATR, from the coding sequence ATGACTGACCAGCCAACCCCCGACGACTTCCCCACAACGGGCGAACTCCCGGACAAACTCGCGTTCGTCAGCGAGAACCGCGCTCGAGCGTACATCGCTCTCAAGCGCGCCGACGACCCGCTGACGGCCGTCGACCTCGCGGACGCAATCGACTGCTCGGAAGCAACGGCCTACCGCTGCGTGAACGACCTCCAAGATCTCGACCTCGTTCGCGAGGCGGTTCGATTCGATGCCGAGTACCGCCAGCGGACGGCCTACACGACGATGGAGCCACCGCAGGATCGCACTCGAGACGCCTGTTACGCCGGAGGGGCGACCCGATGA
- a CDS encoding minichromosome maintenance protein MCM, with translation MSHSQTGSSELVDTFEQFFRDYYDDRESENGDTRILDLAQKYPNEQKSLYIDYGDLYQFDPDLADDVLEHGEDVLKYAEEALRNYDLPIDVQLNADVRLSDLDSLPPTRVFDVGKYPVDMNGKYVAVQGQVNKVGDSKGKVGEAAFECQLCGTLTRVPQSGDWQEPHECQGCERQGPFQVNWDQSELKDYQLVRLQLPPEKAHRGGQASDIDVRVLGSDMTDSVAPGDRVTVGIELEPEIDDEDRGTFVLTGEANNIEHQDTDYEDLDLDEYEDEILELAESDNIYQKIVDSFKPSHHGDEQIKLAIALQMFGGVEKHLPDGSRIRGNSHIFLVGAPSTDKSGLLEYARDLSPRSVYTSGQSATQAGLTCAAVQDDFGNGGWTIEGGALVKAHKGLCAIDEFDKMDDEDQSGVMEAMSQGTISPAKANISNVTLPANTTVLSAANPEYGRFDEYEPIGEQIDLPPELISRFDLIFTLTDKPDEEKDEQLVEHLNQTAYVGGKIAAGEDVSGDELETVDPEISKDMLRRYIAYAKQNVTPTLSEGARERIKQFYTEIRASTSEDDAVPVTARKILALHRLAEASARMRLSDTATVEDANRVIQIVLDCLEDVGVDPETGEFDADMVEANTSKSQRDRIKGLKGIISDLELEYDDGAPIDIVKERASDQGMTHSKVEHEIEKLKDKGEVYEPNDDHLRAT, from the coding sequence ATGAGTCACTCACAAACTGGATCATCGGAACTCGTGGACACGTTCGAACAGTTCTTCAGAGACTACTACGACGATCGCGAGAGCGAGAACGGCGACACGCGCATCCTCGACCTCGCACAGAAGTATCCCAACGAACAGAAGTCGCTGTACATCGACTACGGCGACCTCTATCAGTTCGACCCGGACCTCGCGGACGACGTGCTCGAGCACGGGGAAGACGTTCTCAAATACGCCGAAGAAGCTCTCCGGAACTACGACCTCCCGATCGACGTACAACTCAACGCCGACGTTCGCCTCTCGGATCTGGATAGCCTCCCGCCCACGCGTGTCTTCGATGTGGGAAAGTATCCCGTCGACATGAACGGCAAGTACGTTGCAGTCCAGGGACAGGTCAACAAGGTCGGCGACTCGAAGGGGAAAGTCGGCGAAGCGGCCTTCGAATGCCAGTTGTGCGGAACACTCACGCGCGTTCCACAGAGCGGCGATTGGCAAGAACCGCACGAGTGTCAGGGGTGTGAACGACAGGGGCCGTTCCAAGTCAACTGGGACCAATCTGAACTCAAGGACTACCAGCTCGTGCGCCTTCAACTCCCACCGGAGAAAGCTCACCGTGGCGGACAGGCCAGCGACATCGACGTTCGCGTGCTCGGGTCGGACATGACCGATTCGGTTGCACCGGGCGACCGAGTCACGGTCGGCATCGAACTTGAGCCCGAGATCGACGACGAGGACCGCGGCACGTTCGTTCTGACGGGCGAAGCGAACAACATCGAGCACCAAGACACCGACTACGAGGATCTGGATTTAGACGAGTACGAGGACGAAATCCTCGAGTTAGCCGAGAGCGACAACATCTACCAGAAAATCGTCGATTCGTTCAAACCGTCCCACCACGGCGACGAGCAGATCAAACTCGCGATCGCGCTACAGATGTTCGGCGGCGTCGAGAAACACCTCCCCGACGGATCGCGGATTCGGGGCAACTCGCATATCTTCCTCGTTGGAGCACCGAGTACGGACAAGTCGGGCCTGCTCGAGTACGCCCGCGACCTCTCGCCGCGGTCGGTGTACACCTCCGGGCAGAGTGCAACGCAGGCCGGGCTGACGTGTGCGGCCGTCCAAGACGACTTCGGCAACGGCGGCTGGACTATCGAAGGTGGCGCGCTCGTGAAAGCACACAAGGGCCTGTGTGCGATCGACGAGTTCGACAAGATGGACGACGAGGACCAGTCGGGGGTCATGGAGGCCATGTCGCAGGGAACGATCAGCCCGGCGAAGGCCAACATTTCGAACGTCACACTCCCGGCGAACACGACGGTCCTTTCGGCCGCGAATCCCGAGTACGGCCGGTTCGATGAGTACGAACCGATCGGCGAGCAGATCGACCTCCCACCGGAGCTTATCAGCCGCTTCGATCTGATCTTTACGCTGACCGACAAGCCCGACGAGGAGAAAGACGAGCAACTCGTCGAACACCTGAATCAGACGGCCTACGTCGGCGGCAAGATCGCGGCCGGCGAGGACGTCTCCGGCGACGAACTCGAGACCGTCGACCCGGAGATCAGCAAGGACATGCTCCGGCGGTATATCGCCTACGCGAAACAGAACGTCACGCCGACGCTCTCGGAAGGCGCCCGTGAACGCATCAAGCAGTTCTACACCGAAATTCGAGCGTCGACCTCGGAAGACGACGCCGTGCCGGTGACGGCCCGCAAGATCCTGGCGCTGCACCGACTCGCCGAAGCGTCAGCCCGAATGCGACTGTCCGATACGGCGACGGTCGAAGACGCGAACCGCGTCATCCAGATCGTGCTCGACTGTCTCGAGGACGTGGGTGTCGACCCCGAAACCGGCGAGTTCGACGCCGACATGGTCGAAGCGAACACGTCCAAGTCCCAACGCGACCGCATCAAAGGCCTCAAGGGTATTATCTCCGACCTCGAGCTTGAGTACGACGACGGCGCCCCGATCGATATCGTCAAAGAACGGGCCAGCGATCAGGGAATGACGCATTCGAAGGTCGAACACGAAATCGAGAAACTCAAAGACAAAGGTGAAGTGTACGAGCCGAACGACGACCACCTCCGGGCGACCTAA
- a CDS encoding capsular polysaccharide export protein, LipB/KpsS family gives MTDTLGTTTRDEYDTVYSVLSNADVDLDTPVPIYEQTWRHLLASRHGRLQELTLLYLRLQEVVESEDPDRLVCDRDLDTGYLSVAIDISDAYDIPIDTQGQQSVSRLQRIQRFLKNTVLVLPFLFDQFVSLLLGFILGRPEKAKLALIPSFGRFDSMGPAIDKISNSGYDDYAVIGTSHVSSLGATLKWKYLKSELDGEPLVSLSRFVTLRCIGRQIRSYIDINRGVLFGKSLKRELNDELESEVGITLEKTIEYSIYDGFRTRDALSIFYYHLADNMMSKLECEKAVIGGLPPSRRAMLWAGLKNDVEMYYIPHGAGVVMDSSNPPAELTQFVSGDLEKRHYEESQQVETQWECIVSGRSYLTTLYEEYKGVERTPPEDGDLQLLIATQPIRGMDEVIRDILTAVAERPDSVSIVIKTHPSESAADYADYARGNEQVTVTESDLFTHLSESDLTVTINSNVGIESVLAGTPTVSVNKWDPITDDALYAIYGEIPVLRDQQAVFDLIENLDADSLNELYTTQYESVSQNYELDTDAAENMKTEILSG, from the coding sequence GTGACGGACACATTGGGGACTACAACACGTGACGAATACGACACTGTCTATTCCGTGCTGAGTAATGCCGACGTCGACCTCGACACTCCCGTTCCGATCTACGAACAGACGTGGCGACACTTGCTTGCATCCAGACACGGCCGGTTGCAGGAACTCACGCTGCTCTATTTACGTCTTCAGGAGGTCGTCGAATCCGAAGATCCGGACCGACTCGTCTGTGACCGCGATCTCGATACCGGATACCTCTCGGTTGCGATTGATATCAGCGACGCGTATGACATCCCGATCGACACGCAGGGCCAGCAGTCAGTCTCGAGACTGCAACGGATCCAACGGTTCCTCAAAAATACCGTGCTTGTCCTCCCGTTTCTCTTCGATCAGTTCGTGTCGCTACTCCTCGGATTCATATTAGGGCGGCCGGAGAAAGCCAAACTTGCTCTAATCCCGTCGTTCGGCCGCTTTGACAGCATGGGGCCGGCGATCGATAAAATCAGCAACTCAGGGTACGACGACTACGCCGTTATCGGCACCTCACACGTCAGTTCTCTGGGGGCGACGCTGAAATGGAAATACCTGAAATCCGAACTGGACGGCGAGCCTCTGGTTTCGCTCTCGAGGTTCGTCACGCTGCGGTGCATCGGCCGGCAGATCCGCTCGTATATCGACATCAACCGTGGGGTCCTGTTCGGAAAGAGCTTGAAACGCGAACTGAACGACGAACTCGAGTCCGAGGTCGGTATCACGCTCGAGAAGACGATCGAGTACTCCATTTACGACGGCTTTCGGACGCGTGACGCACTCTCGATATTCTATTACCATCTGGCCGACAACATGATGTCGAAACTCGAGTGTGAGAAGGCCGTCATCGGGGGGTTGCCACCAAGTCGGCGGGCGATGCTGTGGGCGGGGCTCAAAAACGACGTCGAGATGTACTATATCCCGCATGGGGCGGGGGTCGTCATGGACTCGTCGAACCCGCCAGCGGAGCTCACGCAATTCGTGTCTGGCGACCTCGAAAAACGCCACTACGAGGAATCGCAGCAAGTCGAGACTCAGTGGGAATGCATCGTCAGCGGGCGATCATATTTGACGACTCTCTACGAGGAATACAAGGGCGTCGAGCGAACCCCTCCGGAGGACGGTGATCTTCAACTGCTTATCGCAACGCAGCCGATTCGTGGCATGGACGAGGTGATCCGTGATATCCTCACGGCCGTCGCGGAGCGTCCCGATTCGGTGTCGATCGTCATCAAAACCCATCCGAGTGAATCGGCTGCTGACTACGCGGACTATGCTCGAGGAAACGAGCAGGTGACGGTCACCGAGTCGGATCTCTTCACACACCTCTCCGAATCGGATCTCACAGTGACGATTAATTCGAATGTCGGGATCGAATCGGTCTTAGCAGGGACGCCGACCGTATCGGTGAACAAATGGGACCCTATTACGGATGACGCGCTGTATGCGATCTATGGTGAGATTCCTGTTCTGAGAGACCAGCAGGCCGTCTTCGATCTTATCGAAAACCTCGATGCAGACTCTCTAAACGAATTGTACACGACTCAGTACGAGTCCGTGTCCCAAAACTACGAACTGGATACTGACGCTGCTGAAAATATGAAAACCGAGATACTGTCGGGGTAA
- a CDS encoding DNA cytosine methyltransferase, protein MSDDKLVAVDLFAGAGGLSTGLVKAIIDTHADTIAAETGLEPDELSPSHTRVHWWLGENVELHAVNHWEPAIETHEQNHPWAEHYHAKIEELHPPDVVEPGEVDIFVGGPSCTHHSKARGGKPINEQKRASGWHVLHWIEHLQPETILLENVPEFRDWAPVVDGQSTRDGSIFERWIGMLEALGYSVLYDDEDEDYGAVLNAADYGEAQSRKRLFIMASRDHRPTAPEPTHVDDAPDKPDRRTAADIIDWSDLGDSLWTRDLENARVQPLSQNTMARIAEGIRRHCDERLTPLADALEQIGKDELRELRETVVPAEYAPIVADAVDRPFLVRVSSNRTALTTPEAFCLRQQSGGVPADVDHPLPTVAKKGAISVATAEATPLVKPRNGPHRGLHSNPLYEPDERPLHTVTASNHDGHLVTPTLIHYSHGGALRDPTADQLPTVATEKGGAFALSSPVIEPFLVEYYGNATPNDIDDPLPTVTKRDRFALCVPEVFPYGLDVRYRMLEPRELKQAQGFPEDYELAGDTKKDVTEQIGNAVPVNLARALCRHLLVDETPSLATFGGGVTADPDAKVPEYSEVISDD, encoded by the coding sequence ATGAGCGACGATAAGCTCGTCGCCGTCGACCTGTTCGCGGGCGCAGGCGGCCTCTCGACCGGCCTCGTCAAGGCGATAATCGACACCCACGCCGACACGATCGCCGCCGAAACCGGCCTCGAGCCCGACGAACTCTCCCCGAGTCACACCCGCGTCCACTGGTGGCTCGGCGAGAACGTAGAACTGCACGCGGTCAACCACTGGGAGCCGGCGATCGAGACCCACGAGCAGAATCACCCGTGGGCCGAGCATTATCATGCCAAGATCGAGGAACTGCACCCACCGGACGTCGTCGAACCGGGTGAGGTCGACATCTTTGTCGGCGGCCCGAGTTGCACCCATCATTCGAAGGCTCGCGGCGGCAAGCCGATCAACGAACAGAAACGCGCGAGCGGGTGGCACGTCCTCCACTGGATCGAACACCTGCAACCCGAGACCATCCTGCTCGAGAACGTCCCCGAATTTCGCGACTGGGCGCCCGTCGTCGACGGTCAGTCCACGCGGGACGGATCGATCTTCGAGCGATGGATCGGGATGCTCGAGGCGCTTGGCTACTCGGTGCTGTACGACGACGAAGACGAGGACTACGGCGCCGTCCTGAACGCCGCCGACTACGGCGAAGCGCAATCTCGAAAGCGCCTGTTCATCATGGCCTCTCGGGACCACCGCCCGACCGCACCCGAACCGACCCACGTCGACGACGCCCCGGATAAGCCCGACCGCCGAACGGCGGCGGACATCATCGACTGGTCGGACCTCGGTGACTCTCTGTGGACGCGCGACCTCGAGAACGCACGCGTCCAGCCGCTCTCGCAGAATACGATGGCCCGGATTGCCGAAGGCATCCGACGCCACTGCGACGAGCGACTGACGCCGCTCGCGGACGCGCTCGAGCAGATCGGCAAGGACGAACTGCGCGAGCTTCGCGAGACCGTCGTGCCCGCCGAGTACGCCCCGATCGTCGCCGACGCGGTCGACCGGCCGTTCCTGGTGCGCGTCTCGAGCAATCGGACGGCGCTCACGACGCCCGAGGCGTTCTGCTTGCGCCAGCAATCCGGCGGCGTGCCGGCCGACGTCGACCACCCACTCCCGACGGTCGCCAAGAAGGGCGCGATCTCCGTGGCGACCGCGGAGGCGACGCCGCTGGTTAAACCGCGCAACGGCCCGCACCGCGGCCTCCATTCGAACCCGCTGTACGAACCCGACGAACGGCCGCTGCATACGGTCACGGCGTCGAACCACGACGGCCACCTCGTGACGCCGACGCTGATTCACTACAGCCACGGCGGGGCGCTGCGCGACCCGACGGCCGACCAACTCCCGACGGTCGCGACCGAGAAGGGCGGCGCGTTCGCGCTCTCGAGTCCGGTTATCGAACCGTTCCTCGTCGAGTACTACGGCAACGCGACGCCCAACGACATAGACGACCCACTGCCGACGGTGACGAAACGCGACCGCTTCGCGTTGTGCGTCCCCGAGGTGTTCCCCTACGGGCTGGACGTCCGCTATCGGATGCTCGAGCCCCGCGAACTCAAGCAGGCGCAGGGCTTCCCCGAAGATTACGAGCTCGCGGGCGACACCAAGAAGGACGTCACCGAGCAGATCGGCAACGCGGTCCCCGTGAATCTCGCACGGGCGCTGTGCCGGCACTTGCTGGTCGACGAGACGCCGAGTCTCGCGACCTTCGGCGGCGGTGTGACGGCTGATCCCGACGCGAAGGTGCCGGAGTACTCCGAGGTGATCTCGGATGACTGA
- a CDS encoding sulfatase has protein sequence MNTILITVDALRADHLGQYGYDRDTMPVLDRLSDGGTRFENAFANGPYTRISIPSIHTSVRLAHSDLDSFPTISGRLNASGIDTACIGTRTGFKSAEGDLHFDTYVTLGRDDYHDESQEQQSVLSKLEERVTTAAGAALKSTPRLYNAAQRAYDLAPTGGSFSYKGYTSAAEVTDTTLEWLSEQDGDFFLWLHYMEGHRPYGVHDTDPEYTDPVDNDRIRELMKKAGTEPENVTADERKLLVDLYDSDLRYCSQHLDRLVDGLEELGIWDTTNLVFTSDHGEEFGEHGYYFHRNLPYDELLHVPLLVRSPATADQPETIAEQRELIDIAPTILDFHDATVPDVFEGQNLFTGDSRNVISSGSQSHPTPAISARWDGYKYLYTPDQEYLFDLGADPGQTDNLASELPDICDDYRSQIPEMYFDERATKEQLRDPEDEADRERLEALGYLETKS, from the coding sequence ATGAATACGATCCTCATAACGGTTGATGCGCTTCGTGCGGACCATCTTGGGCAGTACGGCTATGATCGGGACACGATGCCGGTTCTCGACCGACTGTCCGATGGCGGTACGCGTTTCGAGAATGCGTTCGCGAACGGGCCGTACACACGGATCTCTATTCCGTCGATCCACACGTCGGTTCGACTCGCCCATTCCGATCTGGATTCGTTCCCAACGATATCGGGAAGACTCAACGCATCAGGGATTGACACGGCCTGTATCGGGACCCGGACTGGTTTCAAATCCGCAGAGGGCGATCTCCACTTTGACACCTATGTGACGCTTGGCCGCGACGACTATCACGACGAGAGCCAAGAACAGCAGTCGGTACTCTCGAAACTCGAGGAGCGAGTGACGACGGCGGCCGGCGCTGCGCTGAAATCCACGCCGAGATTGTACAATGCAGCCCAACGTGCATACGACCTTGCACCGACGGGCGGCAGCTTCTCTTACAAGGGTTATACGAGCGCAGCGGAGGTTACTGATACGACACTCGAGTGGCTCTCTGAGCAAGATGGCGATTTCTTCCTGTGGCTGCACTATATGGAAGGCCACCGGCCGTATGGCGTCCACGATACGGACCCTGAGTACACCGATCCGGTTGATAACGACCGAATCAGGGAACTCATGAAAAAGGCTGGCACTGAGCCTGAGAACGTGACCGCCGACGAACGGAAACTACTCGTCGATCTCTACGATTCGGACCTCCGATACTGCTCACAGCACCTCGACCGTCTCGTCGACGGCCTGGAAGAACTGGGGATCTGGGACACGACAAATCTCGTGTTTACGAGCGACCACGGCGAAGAATTCGGCGAGCACGGATACTATTTCCACCGCAATCTCCCGTATGACGAGCTGTTGCACGTTCCGCTTCTTGTCCGATCGCCAGCGACCGCAGACCAACCCGAGACAATCGCAGAGCAGCGCGAACTGATCGATATCGCACCGACGATACTCGATTTCCACGACGCGACAGTGCCGGACGTGTTCGAAGGGCAAAATCTGTTCACGGGGGACTCACGAAACGTCATTTCCTCGGGGAGCCAGTCACACCCGACACCTGCGATTTCGGCCCGCTGGGACGGGTATAAATATCTCTATACACCGGATCAGGAGTACCTCTTTGATCTTGGGGCGGACCCAGGTCAAACGGACAATCTCGCCTCGGAATTGCCCGATATCTGTGACGACTACCGGTCACAAATCCCCGAAATGTACTTCGATGAACGGGCAACGAAAGAACAGCTTCGCGATCCGGAAGATGAGGCCGATCGCGAACGGCTCGAGGCGTTAGGTTATCTGGAAACCAAATCCTGA
- a CDS encoding transcriptional regulator, which produces MDEIDNAIVEFLQELEGADGEPVAQSPALIYRNLVEIRGVLDCAGNTISRHLKKLWQAGLLERLEEDSAHYVLTDLGRRYPDDLPDEERADLEQRLDSL; this is translated from the coding sequence ATGGACGAGATTGATAACGCCATCGTCGAGTTCCTACAGGAACTCGAGGGGGCCGATGGTGAGCCGGTCGCCCAATCGCCCGCGTTGATCTACCGGAATCTGGTCGAGATTCGCGGTGTGCTCGATTGCGCGGGGAACACGATTTCTCGCCACCTGAAGAAACTCTGGCAGGCCGGCCTGCTCGAGCGACTCGAGGAGGATTCGGCCCATTACGTTCTAACGGATCTTGGCCGTCGCTATCCCGACGACCTCCCCGATGAAGAACGTGCCGACCTCGAGCAGCGTCTCGACTCGCTGTAG
- a CDS encoding cytidylyltransferase domain-containing protein, which yields MSEDTTVVACIQARMGSTRLPGKMMLQLRRRPVISHVVSRVSSSRYVDTTVVATSDKTQDDILEYNASQAGADVFRGSEDDVLGRVKGAAETQDADIVVRICADCPLISPAVIDQAVSALLESDADYASNTIDRTFPRGMDVEAFTMGSFEYVDKYASEPHEREHVTPYYYENAEAFDLEQIDSADLFDDEQYINRTDLRLTLDEADDYELFKELFKKYGNYDTPTLRGVIDHVDSDRLADINAEVTQKTVG from the coding sequence ATGTCAGAGGATACCACCGTCGTTGCGTGCATCCAGGCTCGGATGGGATCGACGCGCCTGCCGGGAAAAATGATGCTTCAACTTCGTCGCCGGCCCGTTATCTCACACGTCGTCAGTCGTGTTAGTTCTTCGAGGTATGTGGATACAACCGTCGTCGCGACCAGCGACAAAACGCAAGACGATATTCTCGAGTACAACGCCTCGCAGGCCGGCGCCGACGTCTTTCGCGGCTCAGAAGACGACGTGCTCGGCCGCGTCAAAGGCGCCGCAGAGACACAGGACGCCGATATCGTTGTGCGGATCTGTGCCGACTGTCCACTGATCTCGCCGGCCGTCATCGATCAGGCCGTCTCGGCGCTGCTCGAGTCCGACGCCGATTACGCGTCGAACACGATCGACCGGACGTTCCCCCGCGGGATGGACGTCGAAGCGTTCACGATGGGGAGTTTCGAGTACGTCGACAAGTACGCGAGCGAACCACACGAACGCGAGCACGTGACGCCGTACTACTACGAGAACGCCGAGGCGTTCGACCTCGAGCAGATCGATTCGGCCGACCTGTTCGACGACGAGCAGTATATCAACCGTACAGACCTGCGGCTCACGTTGGACGAGGCCGACGACTACGAACTATTCAAGGAACTGTTCAAAAAGTACGGGAACTACGATACGCCTACGCTTCGGGGCGTGATCGACCACGTCGATAGCGACCGGCTGGCAGACATCAACGCAGAAGTCACACAGAAAACAGTCGGCTGA
- a CDS encoding Cdc6/Cdc18 family protein has product MQYITDRQALQTKTPPAEMYVREAELRDLRETLRPVANGHAVDGAVIYGPSGAGKTHAAKLMVGQLADAIGERAEQDDQRFGPTADADDGPAAVSTVHIDCWDYSSYAAIFNRLLEAVGETAKPPNTPGYELTAHLREQLANPFVVILDEADQIADDRVLYELHKRPEVALLCIVNDYYEFMEALEPRVESRLGGYYPIEFPKYDTEQLQTILARRRDQGVVDGVVPDGVLEAVVDVSENDARKAIKNLRKAVLKAEQRGREQVTPALVREVAPETDRELIEKTFSKLTRDQRVLYEILVEDGGRLSIGEIYDRFCERVSNPPSKRTATRNLKKMSYYHIVDFSGEKSARRYWAATDELYPEGKAAAD; this is encoded by the coding sequence ATGCAGTACATCACCGACCGGCAGGCGCTCCAAACGAAGACGCCGCCCGCCGAAATGTACGTCCGTGAGGCCGAACTACGGGATCTTCGCGAGACGCTGCGGCCGGTCGCGAACGGGCACGCCGTCGACGGCGCGGTGATCTACGGGCCGAGCGGCGCCGGGAAGACCCACGCGGCGAAACTCATGGTCGGACAGCTCGCCGACGCGATCGGCGAACGCGCCGAGCAGGACGACCAGCGATTCGGGCCGACCGCCGACGCCGACGACGGCCCGGCCGCCGTCTCGACCGTCCATATCGACTGTTGGGATTACAGCAGCTACGCGGCGATTTTCAACCGGCTACTCGAGGCCGTCGGCGAGACCGCGAAGCCGCCGAACACGCCCGGCTACGAGTTGACCGCGCACCTACGCGAGCAACTTGCGAATCCGTTCGTGGTGATCTTGGACGAGGCCGACCAGATCGCCGACGACCGCGTGCTCTATGAGTTGCACAAACGTCCCGAAGTGGCGCTGTTGTGCATCGTCAACGACTACTACGAGTTCATGGAGGCTCTCGAGCCCCGCGTCGAATCCCGACTCGGCGGCTACTATCCGATCGAGTTTCCGAAGTACGACACCGAGCAGCTACAGACGATTCTCGCGCGCCGTCGCGACCAGGGCGTCGTCGACGGCGTCGTTCCCGACGGCGTGCTCGAGGCCGTGGTCGACGTCTCCGAAAACGATGCGCGAAAGGCGATCAAGAATCTCCGAAAGGCCGTGCTGAAAGCCGAGCAACGCGGGCGCGAGCAGGTCACACCCGCGCTCGTCCGGGAAGTCGCCCCTGAGACCGATCGGGAGTTGATCGAAAAGACGTTCTCGAAACTTACGCGCGACCAGCGCGTGCTGTATGAGATTCTGGTCGAAGACGGCGGGCGACTGTCGATCGGTGAGATTTACGATCGGTTCTGCGAGCGGGTGTCGAACCCGCCGAGCAAGCGCACGGCGACGCGGAACCTCAAGAAGATGAGCTACTACCATATCGTCGATTTCAGCGGCGAGAAATCCGCACGGCGCTACTGGGCGGCGACCGACGAACTGTATCCAGAGGGAAAGGCCGCGGCCGATTAG
- a CDS encoding helix-turn-helix domain-containing protein encodes MTVTDRPRDDHGRLTGNAYSDADFLEAIADQDMPTTGDVARAVGCARTTAYGRLKRLEESGTVESRDVGSALVWTVVD; translated from the coding sequence ATGACAGTGACTGACCGACCACGTGACGACCACGGCCGGCTCACGGGTAACGCCTATTCGGACGCGGACTTTCTCGAGGCGATCGCCGATCAGGACATGCCGACGACCGGCGACGTTGCCCGTGCCGTTGGATGCGCGCGAACGACGGCCTACGGACGGTTGAAACGACTCGAGGAAAGCGGTACAGTTGAAAGTCGAGACGTCGGGTCGGCGTTGGTGTGGACCGTCGTGGATTAG